The following are encoded together in the Cicer arietinum cultivar CDC Frontier isolate Library 1 chromosome 2, Cicar.CDCFrontier_v2.0, whole genome shotgun sequence genome:
- the LOC101499632 gene encoding alpha-mannosidase 2 has translation MAFSSRRGGNWAQSILPSSNPKSKIPRKGRRRTLLKDFIFSNFFIIGILITLLLFLSIVFIFGVPKPITSHFRTRSSRFRKPFTRKPLFGESGNRSTTIFGGSATVDLTTKDLYDKIEFLDVDGGAWKQGWSVTYGGNEWDNEKLKVFVVPHSHNDPGWKLTVEEYYERQSRHILDTIVETLNKDSRRKFIWEEMSYLERWWRDTTDDMKETFINLVKNGQLEIVGGGWVMNDEANSHYYAIIEQIAEGNMWLNDTIGFVPRNNWAIDPFGYSSTMAYLLRRMGFDNMLIQRTHYELKKELAWHKNLEYIWRQSWDAEETTDIFVHMMPFYSYDIPHTCGPEPAICCQFDFARMQDFVYEKCPWGQFPVETTQENVQERALKLLDQYRKKSTLYRTNTLLVPLGDDFRYINVEEAEAQFRNYQMLFDYINSNPSLNTEAKFGTLEDYFVTLREEAERINYSSPGEVGSGLVEGFPSLSGDFFTYADRQQDYWSGYYVSRPFFKAVDRVLEQTLRATEMMVALTLGFCRRAHCEKFAMGFSYKLTAARRNLALFQHHDGVTGTAKDHVVMDYGTRMHTSLQDLQIFMSKGIEALLGIRYDKLDQNPSQFEPAIVRSKYDAQPLHKVIRIRDNTYQSVVFFNPLEQTREEVVMVVVDRLDITVVDSNWSCVQSQISPDLQYHNSKIFTGKHRVYWKVSVPAMGLETYYITNGFVGCEKAEPAKLKHFSKSISVTCPSPYSCAKIEADVAEIENQHQKLTFDVRNGLLQKITLKNSSPNIINEEIGMYSSSGGAYLFKPSGEAQPIIEGDGLLLISEGPLVQEVYSYPKTAWEKSPISHSTRLYSSENAVQGFAIEKEYHVELIDNHFNDKELIVRYQTDIDSNKIFYSDLNGFQMSRRETYDKIPLQGNYYPMPSLAFIQGSNRRRFSVHSRQSLGVASLKNGWLEIMLDRRLVRDDGRGLGQGVMDNRVMNVVFHLTVESNISTTTSNSASSSFXXXXXXXXXXXXXVGSHLNYPLHAFISKKSQELSAKPPPPRSFSPLATPLPCDLHIVNFKVPKPLKFLQTPPESSRFVLILHRRHWDSSYCHKGRSSQCTNLADDPVNLFSMFKDLTVLKAKSTSLNLLHEDPEVIGFTEQFADLAQEGHVAISPMDIQAYRLELRPQQ, from the exons ATGGCTTTTTCATCTCGACGTGGTGGAAATTGGGCACAATCGATTCTCCCATCTTCAAATCCAAAATCAAAGATAcccagaaaaggaagaagaagaacattGCTTAAAGATTTCATCTTTTCAAATTTCTTCATAATTGGTATATTAATCACACTCTTATTGTTCTTAAGTATCGTTTTCATATTTGGTGTGCCAAAACCAATCACATCCCACTTCAGAACTCGTTCATCACGTTTCAGAAAACCTTTCACAAGGAAACCACTTTTTGGTGAGAGTGGTAATCGTAGTACAACGATTTTTGGTGGTTCTGCTACTGTTGATTTGACAactaaagatttgtatgataaGATTGAGTTTTTGGATGTTGATGGTGGTGCTTGGAAACAAGGTTGGAGTGTTACTTATGGAGGGAATGAATGGGATAATGAGAAGTTGAAGGTTTTTGTTGTTCCTCATTCACATAATGATCCTGGTTGGAAACTTACTGTTGAGGAATACTATGAAAGACAATCTAGACATATACTTGATACCATTGTTGAAACTCTTAACAAg GATTCTCGTCGGAAGTTCATATGGGAAGAGATGTCGTACTTAGAGAGATGGTGGAGGGATACCACAGATGACATGAAGGAAACATTCATCAATTTAGTGAAAAATGGACAGCTAGAAATTGTTGGAGGCGGCTGGGTGATGAACGATGAG GCCAATTCCCACTATTATGCTATTATTGAACAG ATTGCAGAAGGAAATATGTGGTTGAATGACACCATTGGTTTTGTCCCGAGAAATAATTGGGCCATTGATCCATTTGGTTACTCCTCTACCATGGCATATCTTCTACGTCGCATGGGTTTTGACAACATGCTTATCCAGAGGACTCATTACGAGCTGAAGAAGGAACTTGCATGGCATAAGAATTTAGAATACATATGGCGTCAAAGCTGGGATGCCGAGGAAACCACTGATATATTTGTCCACATGATGCCCTTTTATTCATACGACATACCTCATACATGTGGCCCCGAGCCTGCTATTtgttgtcagtttgactttgcACGCATGCAGgattttgtttatgaaaaatgTCCGTGGGGACAATTTCCTGTGGAGACCACTCAGGAAAATGTTCAAGAAAGGGCACTTAAATTACTGGATCAATACAGGAAAAAATCTACTTTGTACCGAACAAACACTCTTCTTGTTCCACTCGGAGACGATTTTCGCTATATAAATGTTGAAGAAGCCGAAGCGCAGTTCAGAAATTACCAAATGTTGTTTGATTATATCAATTCAAACCCCAGTCTGAATACGGAGGCGAAGTTTGGTACTTTGGAAGACTACTTTGTAACTCTACGAGAGGAAGCCGAAAGAATAAATTACTCATCACCCGGTGAAGTAGGATCCGGTCTCGTTGAAGGTTTTCCCTCCCTGTCTGGTGACTTTTTCACTTATGCCGATCGGCAACAAGATTACTGGAGTGGTTATTATGTTTCACGGCCATTCTTTAAGGCCGTTGACAGGGTACTGGAGCAGACACTTCGAGCGACTGAAATGATGGTAGCTTTAACACTCGGGTTCTGTCGGAGAGCACATTGCGAGAAGTTTGCGATGGGGTTTTCGTATAAGTTGACTGCTGCTAGAAGGAACTTGGCTCTTTTTCAGCATCACGATGGTGTAACTGGTACTGCAAAAGATCATGTGGTTATGGACTACGGAACTCGAATGCATACATCGTTACAAGACTTGCAAATTTTCATGTCGAAAGGAATTGAGGCGCTTCTTGGAATCCGGTATGATAAATTAGATCAAAATCCTTCTCAGTTTGAGCCGGCAATAGTGCGATCGAAATACGATGCTCAGCCATTGCATAAAGTGATTAGGATTCGCGACAATACTTACCAATCTGTCGTCTTTTTTAATCCTTTGGAGCAAACTAGAGAAGAAGTTGTGATGGTTGTTGTTGACCGTCTTGACATTACTGTTGTTGACTCTAACTGGAGTTGCGTTCAAAGCCAAATTTCTCCCGATTTGCAGTATCATAATAGCAAGATCTTTACTGGGAAGCATCGCGTTTACTGGAAAGTTTCTGTTCCTGCAATGGGGTTGGAAACATATTATATTACCAATGGTTTTGTCGGTTGCGAAAAGGCTGAGCCTGCAAAGTTGAAACATTTCTCCAAATCTATTTCAGTTACCTGTCCTTCACCGTATTCTTGTGCCAAAATCGAAGCCGATGTTGCTGAAATTGAGAATCAGCATCAAAAACTAACCTTCGATGTAAGAAATGGGTTGCTGCAGAAGATAACATTGAAAAATAGCTCCCCGAATATCATAAATGAGGAAATTGGTATGTATTCTAGTTCGGGTGGGGCGTACTTATTTAAGCCGAGTGGTGAAGCCCAGCCAATTATTGAAGGGGATGGATTGCTGCTGATCTCAGAAGGCCCTTTGGTGCAAGAAGTATACTCTTATCCAAAGACAGCTTGGGAGAAATCGCCGATTTCTCATAGCACCCGATTATATAGCAGTGAGAATGCAGTTCAAGGGTTTGCCATTGAAAAGGAATATCATGTTGAGCTAATTGATAATCATTTCAATGATAAGGAGTTGATAGTTAGATATCAAACTGATATTGATAGCAACAAGATTTTTTATTCTGATTTGAATGGATTTCAGATGAGTCGAAGAGAAACTTACGATAAGATTCCTTTGCAAGGAAATTACTACCCTATGCCCTCTCTTGCATTCATACAAGGATCCAACAGGCGACGGTTTTCTGTTCATTCCCGACAGTCATTGGGTGTGGCAAGCCTTAAAAACGGATGGCTAGAGATAATGCTTGACCGCCGTTTGGTGAGAGACGACGGTCGTGGTCTAGGCCAAGGAGTGATGGATAATCGTGTAATGAATGTTGTCTTTCACTTAACCGTTGAATCCAATATTTCCACCACCACATCAAATTCGGCGTCGAGCTCTTTCCNNNNNNNNNNNNNNNNNNNNNNNNNNNNNNNNNNNNGTGTCGGTTCTCATTTGAACTATCCATTACACGCATTCATTTCCAAAAAGTCGCAGGAACTGTCCGCAAAGCCACCGCCGCCGAGATCCTTTTCTCCTCTCGCTACTCCCTTGCCGTGCGACTTGCATATAGTGAACTTCAAAGTTCCCAAGCCTTTGAAGTTTTTGCAGACACCGCCTGAAAGTTCTAGATTCGTTCTAATTTTGCACAGGCGACATTGGGATTCTTCATACTGTCATAAGGGAAGGTCATCACAATGCACTAATCTAGCCGACGACCCCGTGAATCTCTTCAGCATGTTCAAGGATCTTACCGTCTTGAAGGCTAAATCGACTTCCTTGAATCTTCTCCATGAAGATCCGGAAGTAATAGGGTTCACAGAACAGTTTGCTGATCTTGCACAAGAAGGGCATGTTGCCATATCTCCGATGGACATACAAGCCTACCGGTTAGAGTTGCGGCCACAACAATAA
- the LOC101499937 gene encoding uncharacterized protein encodes MASTLWYSSRPFTLTRITDMSPNHNHPFHSPQLPPSLFFRRRRQFLLTSSCHVDGDDVVSTRNSTFDRGFTVIANLLRRIKPLDNSVISKGVSDSSKDSMKQTISTMLGLLPSDQFDVTVKLSLKPLHRLLVSSIITGYTLWNAEYRMSLTRNLDLSCGDGESDCETPLEISGVKGGGEQLGEIEEVVSDSGFKDLETCSSSSAKVFGDLPPQALKYIQQLQSELTNMKEELNAQKQKMMQLEHDRGIRNNLLEYLRSLDPDMVTEMSRPSSVEVEDIIHQLVQNILRRFFVDDASSDFMEQSVEGNIDYHPDNGDDTSDTVATSRDYLAKLLFWCMLLGHHLRGLENRLQLSCVVGLL; translated from the exons ATGGCATCAACACTTTGGTACTCATCTCGACCATTCACCCTCACCCGCATCACCGACATGTCACCCAATCACAACCACCCATTCCACTCACCACAACTCCCTCCTTCCCTCTTCTTCCGCCGCCGCCGTCAATTCCTCCTAACATCATCCTGCCACGTGGACGGAGACGACGTCGTTTCAACTCGCAACTCAACTTTCGATCGAGGATTCACCGTGATCGCTAATTTGTTACGACGTATTAAACCCCTCGATAATTCCGTCATATCAAAGGGTGTTTCTGATTCTTCTAAAGattcaatgaaacaaacaatTTCAACTATGCTTGGTTTGTTGCCTTCTGATCAGTTTGATGTTACTGTTAAGCTTTCTCTAAAACCTCTTCATCGTCTCCTTGTTTCTTCCATCATCACTGG GTACACGCTGTGGAATGCAGAGTACAGAATGTCCTTGACGAGGAATCTGGATTTGTCGTGTGGAGATGGAGAGTCAGATTGTGAAACGCCTTTGGAGATTTCAGGGGTTAAGGGTGGAGGAGAGCAACTTGGCGAAATTGAGGAGGTTGTTTCTGATTCAGGGTTCAAGGATTTGGAAACATGCAGCAGTAGCAGCGCAAAAGTCTTTGGTGATTTGCCACCTCAGGCTCTGAAGTACATTCAGCAGTTGCAATCTGAGTTGACAAACATGAAGGAG GAGCTGAATGCCCAGAAGCAGAAAATGATGCAATTAGAACACGACAGGGGAATTCGGAACAATTTGCTTGAATATCTGCGCTCTTTGGATCCTGATATG GTGACAGAAATGTCTCGGCCTTCGTCAGTAGAAGTGGAGGATATAATTCACCAACTTGTTCAAAACATTTTGAGAAGATTCTTTGTGGATGATGCTAGCTCTGATTTTATGGAACAATCAGTAGAAGGAAACATAGACTATCACCCGGACAATGGTGATGATACTAGTGATACAGTAGCGACTTCTCGTGATTACCTCGCAAAGTTGCTTTTCTG GTGTATGTTATTGGGACATCACTTAAGAGGATTGGAAAACAGATTGCAATTGAGTTGTGTTGTTGGACTTTTATAA
- the LOC101500277 gene encoding probable galacturonosyltransferase-like 9, whose product MFLSKSILFMFIVFFLLFQVNAIRSSLHNKIIQNGYENEIKVDSFMQFQEAPEYRNQQKCNIIQRINTMKLVCDKSLVHISMTIDFDYLRGSMAAIHSILKHTSCPKNLFFHLIASDSRKENKDDLFKIVHSSFPSLSFKVYVFKQSLVENLISPSIRQALENPLNYARSYLAELLDECVERVIYLDSDIIVVDDIQDLWKVSLSDSSVIGAPEYCHANFTRYFSYEFWSSSEFFDEFEGRKRKACYFNTGVMVMDLVKWRKGEYTKKIEKWMEIQKVRKIYKLGSLPPFLMVFGGNVEGIEHRWNQHGLGGDNVVDGCRSLHHGPVSLLHWSGKGKPWRRIDANIPCSVDFLWKPYDLYIG is encoded by the coding sequence ATGTTTCTTTCAAAATCAATTCTTTTTATGttcatagttttttttcttctctttcaagTTAATGCTATTAGATCATCTCTTCACAACAAAATCATACAAAATGGTTATGAAAATGAGATCAAAGTTGATTCCTTTATGCAATTTCAAGAGGCCCCAGAATAcagaaatcaacaaaaatgtAACATAATTCAAAGAATCAATACTATGAAATTGGTTTGTGATAAATCACTTGTTCATATTTCAATGAccattgattttgattatttgagAGGATCAATGGCTGCAATTCATTCTATTCTCAAACACACTTCATGTCCTAAAAATCTCTTCTTTCATCTCATTGCTTCAGattcaagaaaagaaaacaaagatgATTTGTTTAAGATTGTTCATAGTTCATTTCCTTCATTGAGTTTCAAAGTTTATGTCTTTAAACAAAGCTTAGTTGAGAATCTTATATCACCTTCAATAAGACAAGCACTTGAGAATCCTTTGAATTATGCAAGAAGTTACCTTGCTGAATTACTTGATGAATGTGTTGAAAgagttatatatttagattcTGATATCATAGTTGTTGATGATATTCAAGATTTATGGAAAGTTTCATTGAGTGATTCAAGTGTTATTGGTGCTCCTGAATATTGTCATGCAAATTTCACAAGATATTTTTCTTATGAGTTTTGGTCAAGTTCTGaattttttgatgaatttgaaggaagaaaaagaaaagcttGTTATTTCAACACTGGTGTTATGGTGATGGATTTGGTGAAATGGAGAAAAGGTGAATATACTAAGAAGATtgagaaatggatggagattCAAAAGGTGAGGAAGATTTATAAGTTGGGATCATTACCTCCTTTTTTGATGGTTTTTGGTGGAAATGTTGAAGGCATTGAACATAGATGGAATCAACATGGTCTTGGAGGGGATAATGTTGTTGATGGTTGTAGGAGTTTGCATCATGGACCTGTTAGTTTGTTGCATTGGAGTGGTAAAGGGAAACCATGGAGGAGGATTGATGCAAACATTCCTTGCTCTGTTGATTTTTTGTGGAAACCTTATGATCTCTATATTGGTTGA
- the LOC101500593 gene encoding uncharacterized protein: MSPASISDPPLSSKKKRTNGSAKLKQIKLDVRREQWLSRVKKGCNVDANGRVDSCPSSKHIAGEENQSSYKENRRRKGREDGTCIEGNDSGSMINNSIQNSYHHNESRNSFTGSSSSSSSSTCYSSNLSEEDGCLDDWEAVADALYANDNKHSMVSESPIEHDTQSYIDSQAAKNPKMNLSKKESESHPTCRAWKPDDTLRPRCLPDLSKPHRSTLNSNCHGNHQIVPWTWQTIISQPSQCPICYEDLDLTDSEFLPCSCGFHLCLFCHKKILEADGRCPGCRKLYDHVDGNVGFNIRGANAFYITQSCSMSTGCARS; encoded by the exons ATGTCTCCTGCTTCCATTTCTGACCCTCCTCTCTCCTCCAAGAAGAAGAGG ACAAATGGCTCAGCGAAACTGAAGCAAATCAAGCTTGATGTTAGGCGTGAACAATGGCTTTCTAGAG tcaaaaagggATGCAACGTCGATGCAAATGGAAGGGTTGATAGTTGTCCATCATCTAAGCACATCGCCGGCGAGGAGAATCAATCATCGTACAAGGAAAACAGGAGAAGGAAAGGAAGAGAGGATGGTACGTGCATCGAGGGAAATGATTCCGGATCCATGATAAACAACTCGATTCAAAATTCTTATCATCACAATGAGTCAAGGAATAGTTTCACCGGGAGTAGCAGTAGCAGCAGCTCAAGTACTTGTTACTCAAGTAATCTCAGCGAGGAAGATGGATGCCTTGACGATTGGGAGGCCGTTGCCGATGCTTTATACGCAAACGACAATAAGCATTCCATGGTTTCAGAGTCTCCTATAGAACACGATACGCAGTCTTACATTGATTCACAAGCTGCTAAGAATCCTAAAATGAATCTGTCAAAAAAAGAGTCTGAATCCCATCCAACCTGTCGAGCATGGAAACCCGATGACACTCTTCGTCCGAGGTGTTTGCCCGACCTCTCAAAGCCACATAGATCTACGTTAAATTCGAACTGTCACGGTAACCACCAAATCGTACCTTGGACATGGCAAACAATCATATCACAACCTAGTCAGTGTCCTATATGTTACGAGGATTTAGATTTGACGGACTCCGAGTTTCTTCCTTGTTCGTGTGGATTTCATCTCTGTCTCTTTTGTCATAAAAAGATCCTCGAAGCCGACGGACGGTGTCCTGGCTGCAGAAAACTATATGATcatgtagatgggaatgttgGATTCAATATAAGAGGAGCCAATGCTTTTTACATAACTCAATCATGCAGTATGAGTACAGGGTGTGCTAGGTCTTAA